The Cyprinus carpio isolate SPL01 chromosome A5, ASM1834038v1, whole genome shotgun sequence genome has a segment encoding these proteins:
- the LOC122145101 gene encoding transmembrane protein 116-like: MLTAPVFVAGNMFRCYTNFTQPYRCLLMHTGAVYLTSSVNTKMTACSVIQDYCMTIFLTTFLMTFIGITTLMCKARSLYKRIITSQGFFADNHWETLRLLERRMLLYPSAFFFCWGPAIFLATMMLVKPDIIEGRMGVVLYILQAFTSASQGLLNCLVYGWTQQHFRSLSSGSIIRDATTQTPLLRSQKPNYAALRSTASLTNFV; the protein is encoded by the exons ATGCTCACGGCGCCCGTCTTTGTAGCAGGAAACATGTTTCGTTGTTACACAAACTTCACCCAGCCCTACAG ATGTTTGCTGATGCATACTGGCGCTGTGTATCTCACATCATCcgtaaatacaaaaatgacagCATGTAGTGTCATTCAAGACtactgcatgaccatattccTTACCACCTTCCTTATGACCTTCATCGGCATCACC ACTCTCATGTGTAAAGCTCGCTCCCTGTACAAGCGTATCATCACGTCTCAAGGTTTTTTCGCTGACAATCATTGGGAAACTCTGCGTCTCCTGGAACGGCGTATGCTGCTTTATCCCTCAGCCTTCTTCTTCTGCTGGGGACCAG CAATATTTCTGGCCACTATGATGTTGGTGAAACCGGACATAATAGAGGGAAGGATGGGAGTGGTTCTCTACATCCTACAG GCCTTCACCTCGGCCTCTCAGGGTCTGTTGAACTGCCTGGTTTACGGCTGGACGCAGCAGCACTTTCGCTCTCTCAGCAGCGGCAGCATCATACGGGACGCCACCACCCAGACTCCCCTGCTGCGCTCCCAGAAGCCAAACTACGCCGCTTTGCGCTCTACTGCATCACTCACCAATTTTGTCTGA